A region of Methanomassiliicoccus luminyensis B10 DNA encodes the following proteins:
- a CDS encoding RNA-guided endonuclease TnpB family protein, whose translation MKVKLNLDEGQKISLLRTMEAYTDAFDRAAKWGYQNKVKNKFAMHGAIYHSLREDVPTMGASMIQSAMYAACEALRGCRIMKEPQRRKHAAVRYPWKEARVWFESGKVSISSVDGRVRATFVQSDWSRSYSDWTIKASILTYDKEARTFYLGVIVEKKNAPETQPGEVLGIDRGLNNLAVCSNNMFFDSARVNGVRGRYAKNKAELQAKGTRSAKRRLRQQAGRERRFMACENHRISKTIVNTDFSVFALEDLKYINTNRWLNKGMRRKMSGWAYYQLEWDIRYKAEALGKQVILVDATCTSQWCSRCGWIDKAS comes from the coding sequence GTGAAGGTCAAACTGAACCTGGACGAGGGACAGAAGATATCCTTGCTCAGGACCATGGAGGCCTACACCGACGCGTTCGACCGCGCGGCGAAGTGGGGATATCAAAACAAAGTGAAGAACAAGTTCGCCATGCATGGAGCGATTTACCATTCGCTGCGAGAGGACGTACCGACCATGGGCGCGTCGATGATACAGAGTGCTATGTACGCTGCATGTGAGGCGCTCAGGGGCTGTAGGATTATGAAAGAGCCCCAAAGGCGAAAACATGCGGCGGTCAGATACCCCTGGAAGGAGGCCCGCGTCTGGTTCGAATCGGGGAAGGTTAGCATATCGTCAGTAGACGGAAGAGTGCGTGCAACCTTCGTTCAATCCGATTGGTCTAGATCATATTCTGACTGGACCATCAAGGCCTCAATACTGACATACGATAAAGAGGCCAGGACCTTCTATCTAGGAGTAATCGTTGAGAAGAAGAACGCCCCTGAAACTCAGCCTGGTGAGGTCCTAGGAATAGATCGTGGACTGAACAATCTGGCTGTTTGTTCGAACAATATGTTCTTCGATTCGGCCAGGGTCAATGGAGTAAGGGGGAGGTACGCTAAGAACAAAGCGGAGTTGCAGGCCAAAGGCACTCGCTCGGCAAAACGGAGACTAAGGCAGCAGGCTGGGCGAGAGAGACGGTTCATGGCTTGCGAGAACCACCGGATCTCGAAAACCATAGTGAACACAGACTTTTCGGTGTTCGCCCTAGAGGATTTGAAGTATATCAACACCAATAGATGGCTCAATAAGGGAATGAGAAGGAAAATGAGCGGTTGGGCATACTATCAGCTCGAGTGGGACATACGTTATAAAGCGGAGGCTCTCGGGAAACAGGTGATCCTGGTTGATGCCACATGCACCTCCCAATGGTGTTCGAGGTGTGGGTGGATTGATAAGGCTAGCTGA
- a CDS encoding thiolase domain-containing protein yields MREVAVIGIGDTKFGELWDLSFREMGIQAGLAAVYDANLQAEEIDAMYVGNMSAGKFIEQEHIGALIADYSGMARDHIPATRVEAAGASGGLAFAQGYMAVASGIHDIVVVGGAEKMTDVGDVLSQEIQSTASDAQWESSFGATFPALHALIARRHMHEYGTTRVQLASVAVKNHKHGALNPKAQFQKEIKLEAVLKSAPVADPLGMFDCAPVSDGAAAVVLCAMERARKYTDTPVKVLSSGQASDTLALAHRDSITRFEATTVAARRAFEQARLAPKDVQLAEVHDNFTISEILAIEDLGFFPKGKGGEATEQGQTALGAKLAVNTSGGLKARGDPIGATGIAQIVELVTQLRGQAGKRQVSNAEVGLAQNVGGTGATAVVNLLGRVN; encoded by the coding sequence ATGAGAGAGGTCGCAGTGATAGGCATAGGGGACACCAAGTTCGGGGAGCTGTGGGACCTCTCCTTCAGGGAGATGGGCATCCAGGCCGGGCTGGCGGCGGTATACGACGCCAACTTGCAGGCCGAGGAGATCGACGCCATGTACGTCGGCAACATGTCCGCGGGCAAGTTCATCGAGCAGGAGCACATCGGCGCGCTGATCGCCGACTACTCCGGCATGGCCAGGGATCACATCCCTGCCACCAGGGTGGAGGCGGCCGGCGCGTCAGGCGGCCTTGCCTTCGCCCAAGGCTACATGGCGGTGGCCTCCGGCATCCACGACATCGTGGTGGTGGGCGGCGCCGAGAAGATGACCGACGTCGGGGACGTGCTGTCCCAGGAGATCCAGTCCACCGCCTCCGACGCCCAGTGGGAGTCGTCGTTCGGCGCCACCTTCCCGGCGTTGCACGCGCTCATCGCCAGGAGGCACATGCATGAGTATGGGACCACCAGGGTGCAGCTCGCCTCGGTGGCGGTTAAGAACCACAAGCACGGGGCTTTGAACCCCAAGGCCCAGTTCCAGAAGGAGATCAAGCTGGAGGCCGTGCTGAAGTCCGCACCGGTGGCCGACCCGCTGGGCATGTTCGACTGCGCCCCCGTTTCCGACGGCGCGGCGGCGGTGGTGCTGTGCGCCATGGAGCGCGCCAGGAAGTACACCGATACCCCGGTGAAGGTGCTCTCCTCCGGCCAGGCGTCCGACACTCTCGCCCTCGCTCACCGCGACAGCATAACCCGGTTCGAGGCCACCACCGTGGCGGCCAGGCGCGCGTTCGAGCAGGCCAGGCTGGCCCCTAAGGACGTTCAGCTGGCGGAGGTGCATGACAACTTCACCATCTCTGAAATCCTGGCCATTGAGGATCTCGGGTTCTTCCCCAAGGGAAAGGGGGGCGAGGCCACCGAGCAGGGGCAGACCGCTCTCGGCGCCAAGCTGGCGGTGAACACCTCCGGCGGCCTGAAGGCTCGCGGCGACCCCATCGGGGCCACGGGCATAGCCCAGATCGTCGAGCTGGTCACTCAGCTCCGCGGGCAGGCCGGGAAGAGGCAGGTCAGCAACGCCGAGGTCGGGCTGGCCCAGAACGTCGGAGGGACCGGAGCTACGGCCGTGGTCAACCTTTTGGGGAGGGTGAACTGA
- a CDS encoding hydroxymethylglutaryl-CoA synthase, which produces MDIGIVSYGAYVPRFRITPQEIGRVWGTDGEAMSRNLLIFSKSVPSPDEDVVTISVEAARNMLRRTDADPRQIGAIYVGSESHPYAVKPTGTIVAEAIEASPNLTVADYEFACKAGTAAIQTCMGLVGSGMVKYGVAIGADTSQGAPGDALEFSASAGGAAYLIGSEKVIAKINHTCSFTTDTPDFWRREGQCYPSHGGRFTGEPAYFKHVLTGAKNLMAHVGSEPADYDFAIFHQPNGKFPVRAAKQLGFTEQQIEAGLLTPFIGNTYSGAVPLGLASVLDVAKPGQRIFAVAYGSGAGSDAFDITVTDEILNMNRDAAPSVKSMVENKKFLDYATYAKYRGKIRMKGAAE; this is translated from the coding sequence ATGGATATCGGAATAGTAAGCTACGGGGCGTACGTGCCCCGGTTCAGAATAACCCCTCAGGAGATCGGAAGGGTGTGGGGCACGGACGGCGAGGCCATGAGCCGCAATCTGCTCATCTTCTCCAAGTCCGTCCCCTCGCCCGATGAGGACGTCGTCACCATCTCCGTGGAGGCGGCCAGGAACATGTTGCGGCGGACCGACGCGGACCCCCGGCAGATCGGGGCCATCTATGTTGGTTCGGAATCCCACCCCTATGCCGTCAAGCCCACCGGGACCATCGTCGCGGAAGCGATCGAAGCGTCGCCGAACCTGACCGTGGCGGACTACGAGTTCGCCTGCAAGGCCGGGACGGCGGCCATCCAGACCTGCATGGGTCTGGTAGGCTCGGGCATGGTCAAGTACGGCGTGGCCATCGGTGCCGATACTTCCCAAGGGGCTCCTGGCGACGCGCTGGAGTTCTCGGCGTCCGCGGGCGGCGCGGCCTATCTCATCGGTTCCGAGAAGGTCATCGCCAAGATCAACCACACCTGTTCGTTCACCACCGACACCCCGGACTTCTGGAGGCGGGAGGGCCAGTGCTACCCGTCGCACGGCGGGAGGTTCACCGGCGAGCCCGCTTACTTCAAGCATGTGCTCACCGGGGCGAAGAACCTCATGGCCCACGTGGGCTCCGAGCCCGCGGACTACGACTTCGCCATCTTCCATCAGCCCAACGGCAAGTTCCCGGTGAGGGCGGCCAAGCAGCTGGGCTTTACGGAACAGCAGATCGAGGCCGGCCTGCTGACGCCGTTCATCGGCAACACCTACTCCGGCGCGGTGCCCCTGGGGCTGGCATCCGTGCTGGATGTGGCCAAACCGGGCCAGCGCATCTTCGCCGTCGCGTACGGCTCCGGCGCCGGCTCGGACGCCTTCGACATCACCGTGACGGACGAGATATTGAACATGAACAGGGACGCCGCACCGTCGGTAAAGTCGATGGTGGAGAATAAGAAGTTCCTGGATTACGCTACTTACGCCAAATATCGCGGCAAGATCAGGATGAAGGGGGCGGCGGAATGA
- a CDS encoding Zn-ribbon domain-containing OB-fold protein has protein sequence MTVARYWRENASRYNLIGSKCGNCGKVYFPPRSVCPICHRKSIGKMEPFKLKGDGEILSYSIVYDAPSQFDIQKPYVIAMVQMDEGVRITGQIIDVDPAEVQIGMKVRTTMRKIGEEGGAGIIHYGYKFVPVPKPAP, from the coding sequence ATGACCGTGGCCAGATACTGGAGGGAGAACGCTTCCAGGTACAACCTCATCGGCTCCAAGTGCGGCAACTGCGGGAAGGTGTACTTCCCCCCGAGGTCGGTATGCCCCATCTGCCACCGGAAGAGCATCGGCAAGATGGAGCCGTTCAAGCTCAAGGGCGACGGGGAGATACTGTCATACTCGATAGTGTACGACGCGCCATCGCAGTTCGACATCCAGAAGCCCTACGTGATCGCCATGGTCCAGATGGACGAGGGCGTAAGGATCACCGGGCAGATAATCGACGTCGACCCCGCGGAAGTGCAGATCGGCATGAAAGTCCGCACCACCATGAGAAAGATCGGTGAGGAGGGCGGCGCCGGCATCATTCACTATGGCTACAAGTTCGTGCCGGTGCCGAAGCCAGCGCCGTAA
- a CDS encoding helix-turn-helix domain-containing protein, which produces MREQLREKIAGEITLSTDAGKTIRKWREEFNVSQQELAKCLDISPSVISDYESGRRKSPGIAIIRRMVDGLIELDEQSGGNVLKKYDLGEKHDCIIAIDEFRTSVSGEEFLEIIEADILNRGVSLDKHIHGYTIIDSIKAITALGSADYLKIYGWSSERALIFTGVKFGRSPMIAIRAHPLKPSIVGYHRPEHVDELAIRLATLENIPLIKVTLPIPTITERLKKLT; this is translated from the coding sequence ATGAGGGAACAGCTGCGCGAGAAGATCGCTGGCGAGATAACCCTCTCTACTGACGCCGGGAAGACCATCCGGAAGTGGAGGGAGGAGTTCAACGTCTCCCAACAGGAGCTGGCCAAGTGCCTGGACATTTCCCCGTCGGTCATAAGCGACTACGAGTCGGGGAGGCGCAAGTCCCCCGGCATCGCCATCATCCGCCGCATGGTGGACGGCCTGATCGAGCTTGACGAGCAGTCCGGGGGCAACGTTCTGAAGAAATATGACCTCGGGGAGAAGCACGACTGCATCATCGCCATCGACGAGTTCCGGACCAGCGTGTCCGGCGAAGAGTTCTTGGAGATCATCGAAGCTGACATTCTGAACCGCGGGGTCAGCCTTGACAAGCACATCCATGGGTACACCATCATCGACTCGATAAAGGCCATCACCGCTCTGGGCTCGGCCGACTACCTCAAGATCTACGGCTGGAGCAGCGAGCGCGCGCTCATCTTCACCGGCGTGAAGTTCGGGCGGTCCCCCATGATCGCGATACGGGCCCACCCGCTCAAGCCGAGCATCGTCGGCTACCACCGCCCCGAGCACGTGGACGAGCTGGCGATACGCCTGGCGACGCTGGAGAACATTCCCTTGATAAAAGTTACCTTGCCCATTCCCACAATCACGGAACGGCTCAAGAAGCTCACTTAG